The following are encoded in a window of Crocosphaera sp. UHCC 0190 genomic DNA:
- a CDS encoding DUF3488 and DUF4129 domain-containing transglutaminase family protein, whose product MKNNPTKPLSLLEKFRQTIAAMPKMQTEESLMLRILVQGLVIIGIIATDVAAQTQMSLWAIPLSIAGSTWSWYRRKHRNITVKFFLAIAMLGVLFFFLINLAQNLNDSRLALAGLLVQLQVLHSFDLPRRKDLGYSMVIGLILLGVAGTISQTLAFAPWLLLFLGFAIPTLILDYRSRLGLEAIDSRLNLGFRSRRTANSVITYSPFSIKKLSFIIGLTLVLGLTIFMLMPRFPGYQLQTFPVSSPLDADSQKFNGQNNGIINPGYTNKQQSKSSGGQGKTPTEGQGEIDNTYYYGFNTKINQNLRGNMTPKIVMRVRSQAPGFWKALSFDHYTGQGWEISNDQDLKMIERDPWSYKFFLSSPATRMKTKQVIQSYTAVTNLPNVIPSLAIPNSLYFPAKEIGIDQRGNLRSPVGLIEGLTYTVISEVPYRDRTILRTSPYEYPERIIKNYLQIPPEIEEKVRQKTLELLAKSPNPINSTYEAALFLTQTVKQQYQIKPDLPFFDENEDLVTAFLFKHEGGYPDHFSTVLTMMLRSIGIPARLTVGFGPGKFNPFTGFYVVKNTDAYGLTEVYFTKFGWYTFDPIPGHELIPPSVEEEQTFGVLKQFWNWIASWLPSPVTSFFNIIWTQIIGGFINLLVWLWRFISGSLIGVFVGLFLGVGLGLLGWLGWGQLSKLGFYRRLAKLPPIVRLYQEMLGILKSKGYPKHPAQTPLEYVEISYQQHPHEQAAIIEEISQAYVSWRYGENSQNFDYLQQQFKALVKSLKKKKSD is encoded by the coding sequence ATGAAAAATAACCCCACTAAACCATTATCCCTATTAGAAAAATTTCGGCAAACAATCGCAGCAATGCCGAAAATGCAGACGGAAGAGTCCTTAATGCTGCGAATTTTAGTCCAGGGATTAGTGATTATCGGGATTATTGCCACAGATGTGGCCGCCCAAACCCAGATGAGTTTATGGGCAATTCCTTTAAGTATCGCGGGGTCAACTTGGAGTTGGTATCGTCGAAAACATCGCAACATCACGGTTAAATTTTTCCTGGCCATTGCTATGCTGGGGGTACTTTTTTTCTTTTTAATTAATTTAGCCCAAAATCTTAATGATAGTCGTTTGGCCCTAGCAGGGTTATTAGTTCAACTTCAAGTTCTCCACAGTTTTGATTTACCAAGACGGAAAGATTTAGGTTATTCAATGGTAATTGGCCTGATTTTATTGGGAGTTGCTGGTACCATTTCTCAAACCTTAGCTTTTGCCCCTTGGTTATTATTATTTTTAGGTTTCGCTATTCCTACCTTAATTTTAGATTATCGTTCTCGTTTGGGACTTGAAGCCATTGATAGTAGACTTAATTTAGGGTTTCGTTCCCGTCGTACTGCTAATTCTGTTATCACTTATTCTCCCTTTTCTATTAAAAAATTAAGTTTTATTATTGGTCTTACTTTGGTATTAGGATTAACAATTTTTATGTTAATGCCACGCTTTCCAGGGTATCAATTACAAACCTTTCCCGTGAGTAGTCCTTTAGATGCAGATAGTCAAAAGTTTAATGGACAAAATAACGGGATTATTAATCCAGGATATACGAATAAACAACAATCCAAAAGTTCAGGGGGACAAGGCAAAACTCCAACGGAAGGACAAGGGGAAATCGATAATACTTATTATTATGGATTTAATACCAAAATCAATCAGAATTTACGGGGAAATATGACCCCAAAAATTGTGATGCGGGTACGTTCTCAAGCACCCGGATTTTGGAAAGCATTATCTTTTGATCATTATACAGGACAAGGTTGGGAAATTTCTAATGATCAAGATCTTAAAATGATTGAACGTGATCCTTGGTCTTACAAATTCTTTTTATCATCACCAGCTACTCGTATGAAAACGAAGCAGGTGATTCAAAGTTATACAGCCGTCACTAATTTGCCAAATGTAATTCCTTCCCTTGCTATTCCCAATTCTCTTTATTTTCCTGCCAAAGAAATTGGCATCGATCAACGGGGAAATTTGCGATCACCTGTGGGTTTAATTGAAGGATTAACCTATACCGTTATTTCAGAAGTTCCTTATCGAGATCGTACCATTTTAAGAACATCTCCTTATGAATATCCTGAAAGAATCATCAAAAATTACTTACAAATTCCCCCTGAAATTGAAGAAAAAGTTCGTCAAAAAACCTTGGAATTATTAGCAAAATCACCCAACCCAATTAACTCAACCTATGAAGCGGCTTTGTTTTTAACACAAACGGTTAAACAACAGTATCAAATTAAACCAGATTTACCGTTTTTTGATGAGAATGAAGATTTAGTTACTGCATTTCTCTTTAAACATGAAGGGGGTTATCCCGATCACTTTTCTACTGTTTTAACCATGATGTTACGATCCATTGGTATTCCCGCAAGATTAACGGTAGGATTTGGCCCAGGAAAATTTAATCCTTTTACTGGATTTTATGTGGTTAAAAATACTGACGCTTATGGGTTAACAGAAGTTTACTTTACTAAATTTGGCTGGTATACTTTTGATCCCATTCCTGGCCATGAATTAATCCCTCCTTCGGTTGAAGAAGAACAAACTTTTGGGGTTTTAAAGCAATTTTGGAATTGGATAGCCAGTTGGTTGCCTTCTCCTGTAACCAGCTTTTTTAACATAATTTGGACTCAGATAATTGGCGGATTTATTAATCTTTTGGTGTGGTTATGGCGGTTTATTTCAGGAAGTTTAATCGGGGTATTTGTGGGATTATTCTTAGGAGTTGGGTTAGGATTATTGGGTTGGTTAGGTTGGGGACAATTAAGTAAATTGGGGTTTTATCGTCGCTTGGCTAAATTACCACCAATTGTGAGATTATATCAAGAAATGTTAGGAATTTTAAAAAGTAAGGGATATCCCAAACATCCGGCTCAAACCCCTTTAGAATATGTAGAAATTTCTTATCAACAACATCCCCATGAACAAGCGGCAATTATTGAGGAAATTTCTCAAGCTTATGTAAGTTGGCGATATGGAGAAAATAGTCAAAATTTTGACTATTTGCAACAACAATTTAAAGCATTAGTTAAGAGTTTAAAGAAAAAAAAATCAGATTAA
- a CDS encoding extracellular solute-binding protein has product MVSRRSFLISTGTVALGQLLSGCGDSGQDLRVLLLQGSIPPQLLTAFRQQLSSQPSLSFTPQAQLKELFELLETWQGKDAKKTGLWRDLPKIPIINPKEPPISDLVTLGDAWLAEGIQKGLIEPLELADVPNWQKLPSRWQRLVKRDQQGNIQENGQIWGAPYRWGTTLMVYQEDKLDWEPTDWHDLWDERLRDRITLLDQPREVIGLTLKKLGQSYNTKDLASVPRLKSELLSLQKQVKYYSSRHYLQPLLVGDAWLSVGWSNEILPLIAKNRGLKAVIPASGTAIWSDIWVKPKAKTGKLELSKSAKQWLDFCWQPQAADLISLFADGASPMINTIDKNQLSKEVQDNPLLLIKPEIFDKCEFLEPLPDKVQAEYLNLWKEMRKS; this is encoded by the coding sequence ATGGTTAGCCGTCGTTCTTTTTTGATCAGTACAGGGACTGTCGCACTAGGGCAATTGTTATCAGGATGCGGTGATTCTGGGCAGGATTTGCGGGTTTTGTTGTTACAAGGTTCCATACCCCCCCAATTACTGACTGCTTTTCGTCAACAATTATCCTCTCAGCCTTCTCTCTCCTTTACTCCCCAAGCTCAGCTAAAAGAATTGTTTGAGTTATTGGAAACTTGGCAAGGTAAAGATGCCAAGAAAACGGGTTTATGGCGTGATTTACCCAAAATACCCATCATTAACCCCAAGGAACCACCGATCAGTGATTTAGTCACTTTAGGAGATGCTTGGTTAGCTGAAGGCATTCAAAAGGGTTTAATTGAACCCCTAGAGCTTGCTGATGTCCCCAATTGGCAAAAACTCCCCTCTCGTTGGCAACGCTTGGTTAAACGAGATCAACAAGGAAATATCCAGGAAAACGGACAAATTTGGGGGGCTCCCTATCGTTGGGGAACAACGTTAATGGTTTACCAAGAGGATAAGTTAGACTGGGAACCGACAGATTGGCACGATTTATGGGATGAACGATTACGCGATCGCATTACCTTGCTGGATCAACCCAGAGAGGTGATTGGATTAACCTTAAAAAAATTAGGACAGTCTTACAATACAAAAGATTTAGCCTCAGTTCCTCGTTTAAAATCTGAACTTTTGTCTCTACAAAAACAAGTTAAATATTACAGTTCTCGTCATTATTTACAACCCTTATTGGTGGGAGATGCTTGGTTAAGTGTGGGTTGGTCTAATGAGATTTTACCCCTAATTGCTAAAAATCGAGGTCTTAAGGCTGTAATACCTGCTTCTGGGACTGCTATTTGGTCAGATATTTGGGTTAAACCTAAAGCAAAAACTGGAAAATTAGAGTTATCAAAATCAGCGAAACAATGGCTTGATTTTTGTTGGCAACCTCAAGCTGCTGATCTAATTTCCTTGTTTGCTGATGGGGCTTCTCCTATGATTAATACCATTGATAAAAATCAACTTTCAAAGGAAGTTCAAGATAATCCTTTATTATTAATAAAGCCCGAAATTTTCGATAAATGCGAATTTTTAGAGCCTTTACCAGATAAGGTTCAAGCAGAGTATCTTAATCTTTGGAAGGAAATGAGAAAAAGTTAA
- a CDS encoding biopolymer transporter ExbD, whose amino-acid sequence MTQNTNHQKITRKNLSHGHARPLKLWQNSSQEQEVRIEILPMIDVIFCILTFFILGAVGLSRQQAISLDLPKAGSGTPQMREMMVVSLDDFGQVYVEKQLVTRNQLFDAIKSYHQFNPEGLMVLHASRNASYNEVIQVLDMLREVGGERVALATLPGESEKTPNLSDPSLSPLPSGTGLPGNYTNSLPQTIPTNPNNGVGNYPGNPLNPSTTIPQTTVPNN is encoded by the coding sequence ATGACCCAAAATACGAATCATCAAAAAATAACCCGTAAAAATCTGTCCCATGGCCATGCTCGTCCGCTAAAACTTTGGCAAAATTCATCTCAAGAACAAGAAGTTCGCATTGAAATTTTGCCAATGATTGATGTGATTTTTTGTATCTTGACCTTCTTTATTTTGGGGGCAGTTGGTTTATCTCGTCAGCAGGCCATTAGCTTAGATTTACCGAAGGCTGGTTCCGGAACTCCCCAAATGCGGGAAATGATGGTGGTTAGCCTCGATGATTTTGGCCAAGTCTACGTTGAAAAGCAATTGGTAACTCGCAATCAGCTATTTGACGCGATTAAGAGCTATCATCAATTTAACCCCGAAGGCTTAATGGTACTTCATGCCTCAAGAAATGCGAGTTACAATGAAGTCATTCAGGTGCTGGATATGTTGCGAGAAGTCGGTGGTGAACGAGTTGCTTTAGCTACCCTACCAGGTGAATCTGAGAAAACCCCTAATTTGAGTGATCCTAGCCTCAGTCCCTTGCCATCAGGAACAGGTTTACCAGGAAATTACACCAATAGTCTTCCTCAGACAATCCCAACTAACCCGAACAATGGAGTCGGTAATTATCCAGGGAATCCTCTAAACCCTTCTACAACAATTCCTCAAACCACTGTGCCGAATAATTAA
- a CDS encoding MotA/TolQ/ExbB proton channel family protein: protein MWPLLILSVLALSTIIERSWFWVRFLLKEGQILNRILETAARNWDGAPKVAKEYSNHPVGKFLYGPLRLINPDPEVFHLALESSADDELAMMRRGDKVLEAVIALSPLLGLLGTVLGLIASLGNIQISDLGTSSTTGVTLGIGEALISTATGLIVAIISLTFYRIFQSLWFNQVRVFRKTGSELEVIYRQRWLDTDGEPSTFPSNVAPRFKDTFDE, encoded by the coding sequence ATGTGGCCCCTGCTCATTTTGTCGGTATTAGCCTTGAGTACCATTATTGAACGCTCCTGGTTTTGGGTGAGATTTCTGCTCAAAGAGGGACAGATTCTGAACCGGATTTTGGAGACAGCGGCCCGTAACTGGGATGGGGCCCCAAAAGTGGCCAAAGAATATAGTAATCATCCCGTGGGCAAGTTCCTCTATGGCCCCCTGAGATTGATTAACCCCGATCCGGAGGTATTCCATTTGGCTCTAGAATCCTCCGCCGATGACGAGTTAGCCATGATGCGACGGGGAGATAAGGTGTTAGAGGCAGTGATTGCCCTGTCTCCCCTGCTGGGATTACTGGGAACCGTTTTAGGATTAATTGCCTCTTTGGGCAACATCCAAATTAGCGACTTGGGAACATCTTCTACCACAGGTGTTACCCTAGGAATCGGTGAAGCGTTAATTTCTACGGCTACGGGTTTAATTGTTGCCATTATCAGCTTAACTTTTTACCGAATATTCCAATCTCTGTGGTTTAACCAAGTGCGGGTATTCCGTAAAACGGGCAGTGAATTAGAAGTGATTTATCGTCAACGTTGGCTAGATACTGATGGTGAACCCTCTACTTTCCCAAGCAATGTCGCACCGAGATTTAAGGATACTTTTGACGAATAA
- a CDS encoding serpin family protein, which translates to MRATLGFLLLFFLSGWISFSKTDFLDFLSILADAQGLQEVSPRMIFLKSSLDEKRLVSAHTQLGFQLFSTLAKGNQEQNIFISPTSVALTLSMLYNGATGDTKQEIAQVLGIQGVEIDALNRANQGLESHLNLENPQSPLIVANSLWARQGFTFRYQFLKNNRDYYNDQITNLNFASGEASGIINRWVTENTQGKIKNIINQIQADDVLFLINTAYFQGTLQVGFDQKLTTEKSFHLSRNVSKLYPFMSRQGTYSYFENSQFQGIKLPYGDGNLSFSLLLPKKTDQLSQVFQDLTLKKWQKLSSKFRKTSGLLQLPRFTLNYEVDLTKSLQSLGLSTMFNPSQAGFSKLTSHSAYINSIKHQALLEFNEKGKQVPSVKSMNLKVASIISSPPQFTMIVDRPFFCLIQDDNTGAILFMGSIFEP; encoded by the coding sequence ATGAGAGCCACATTGGGCTTTCTCTTGTTATTTTTCTTGAGTGGGTGGATCTCCTTCTCAAAAACTGACTTTCTGGACTTTCTGAGTATATTAGCAGACGCTCAGGGGTTACAAGAAGTTTCCCCTAGGATGATTTTCCTGAAGTCGTCTCTCGATGAGAAACGGCTGGTTTCAGCCCATACACAGTTGGGATTTCAGTTGTTTTCAACCTTAGCTAAAGGGAATCAAGAGCAAAATATTTTTATCTCTCCAACCAGTGTGGCTTTGACTTTGTCGATGCTTTACAATGGCGCAACGGGAGATACTAAACAGGAAATTGCTCAAGTCTTAGGAATTCAAGGGGTAGAAATTGATGCGCTAAATCGAGCAAATCAGGGGTTAGAAAGTCACTTAAATCTTGAGAATCCTCAATCTCCGTTAATTGTCGCTAATTCCCTTTGGGCAAGACAGGGCTTTACCTTTCGTTATCAGTTTCTTAAAAATAATCGAGATTATTATAACGATCAAATTACCAATTTGAATTTTGCTAGTGGTGAAGCGAGCGGTATTATTAATCGTTGGGTTACAGAAAACACTCAAGGAAAAATCAAAAATATTATTAATCAAATTCAAGCAGATGATGTTCTGTTTTTGATCAACACAGCTTATTTTCAAGGAACTTTGCAAGTCGGTTTTGATCAAAAGCTCACGACAGAAAAATCCTTTCATTTAAGCCGCAATGTTAGTAAGCTTTACCCTTTTATGTCTCGTCAAGGGACTTATAGCTATTTTGAAAATTCTCAATTTCAAGGGATTAAATTACCTTATGGTGATGGAAACTTGAGCTTTTCTCTGTTGTTGCCCAAAAAAACTGACCAATTGTCCCAAGTTTTTCAGGATTTAACCCTTAAGAAATGGCAAAAACTATCATCTAAGTTTCGGAAAACCAGTGGGTTGCTTCAGTTGCCTCGCTTCACTTTAAACTATGAAGTCGATCTCACGAAATCTTTACAGTCTTTAGGACTTTCTACTATGTTTAATCCATCTCAAGCTGGTTTTTCTAAATTAACGTCTCATTCCGCTTATATCAATAGCATTAAACATCAGGCATTACTAGAATTTAATGAAAAAGGCAAACAAGTCCCCTCCGTTAAATCGATGAATCTTAAAGTAGCATCAATTATCTCGTCACCACCCCAATTTACGATGATTGTAGATCGTCCTTTTTTCTGTCTGATTCAAGATGATAATACGGGGGCAATTTTATTTATGGGTAGTATTTTTGAACCTTAG